In Mangifera indica cultivar Alphonso chromosome 7, CATAS_Mindica_2.1, whole genome shotgun sequence, the genomic window CTTTAAATGCTATGTATCAACTGTTAGTAATTACTGTATGCTAGTATTAGTTTGGGCATTTTGGGTAGATTTTCCAGGCCTTCAAGATTAGTGTATCTTTAAATTCATGGGGCCAGTTGAGCACTGCATTTTCACAAGTAATATTACTCCATGGAACAAATTAATGCATGAGCGAAAAGAGGCGAGAATTTTGAAGTTACATATACAAAACCCATCATAGAACGGTTGGTTAAGGTGACAGTCAGGTTTGACTCTAAACTGACTCTGCACTCAGGTTAGTGGTCAGTTTTTGGTTTATTGATTTAGTGGTCACTTTTGGTCAAGTGGGATTGCTCAGGTTATCTTATTTTGGTGTTCCTTTTTAACCCAAAAGTGTGATCGAATTTGACCAAATAGGGTTGCTTAGGCTCTCCCAAAATGGGGTCGACTTGGTGGTCAGTGTTTTTGCTCGGGTTCCTCAAATGCGGTTTTACCGGCTCGGTGGTAGGGTCTAATAACTCGATGGATGGTCGGGCTCCATTGCTCTTATAAGTTGCATGTAATGGCTTGATAGATGTCACATCAGCATAACGGTGGCTAATTGATACTTTTCCACGTAAAGAACAGCTAACCATCACTACTCCAACCTACACCAGACAAAGTGTTCGTAAAGCGAGCCACACAAGTGAACTTACAAGATCAGAAATGGTGAATGgctttttcttattctttcacTCGTTTTTCAACTTGTGGATCCCCATACCAGGCTGTCTTAATCCAAACGGTCAAAAAGTGTTCCTGACTTGTGGAGAAAATTCCGGGATGCCTTTACTAGTGCTACACTTTTTTCTCTGTAAAATCTTTACTCTTCTGTAAGAAATACCAAAATGCAGTCTCTCCCGACACCCTTCACAATCTTCAATATCATCAGcattttatctctaattgtTGAACCGCTTCACACTTCTGCTACTTGCAGGGGCTTCTGCGGCAACATTCCCATCCGCTACCCGTTTGGCGTCGACGACGGCTGTGGCGCACCGCAGTACCGGCATATGCTTAACTGTACAACCAATGACTTGTTCTTTTTAACACCTTCAGGCAGCTACAAGGTCCAGTCCATAGACTACAATAAGAAAACAATGGTTGTATACGATCCCGCCATGTCCACATGCTCAATATTGCAACCTCACCACGACTTTATCATGACAGATATTCAGTCTGCCATGATGCCTCCATCACCCGACACCGTTTTCGCTCTCCTTAATTGCTCTGTTGACTCTCCAGTTCTCAACCATTACAAAAACCTTTGCTTCAACTTCTCCGATCACTCTTGTGATGAACTTTATGGAGCGTGCAATGCGTTCAGAGTTTTCCACTTACTCACCAACAGTTCTCCGCCGTGTTGCTTCACTAACTATGATACAGTGAAGTACATGAGCATGAACATTTTGGACTGCACACATTATACAAGCGTGATCAATACAGATAGCTTGAAGGGTATAGGCCCGCTGGATTGGGTGTACGGGATCgaactttctttttctattcCTGATACTG contains:
- the LOC123221337 gene encoding uncharacterized protein LOC123221337, which gives rise to MQSLPTPFTIFNIISILSLIVEPLHTSATCRGFCGNIPIRYPFGVDDGCGAPQYRHMLNCTTNDLFFLTPSGSYKVQSIDYNKKTMVVYDPAMSTCSILQPHHDFIMTDIQSAMMPPSPDTVFALLNCSVDSPVLNHYKNLCFNFSDHSCDELYGACNAFRVFHLLTNSSPPCCFTNYDTVKYMSMNILDCTHYTSVINTDSLKGIGPLDWVYGIELSFSIPDTGCQRCSLSGGTCGFDTETEGMTCLCSTSMNATRQCAPGSFTDKGVAHASWTFFHVVLLALGTFLDFIVSC